In one window of uncultured Acetobacteroides sp. DNA:
- a CDS encoding fused response regulator/phosphatase — MTPTIRSKPKVLLVDNNINILNTLATLLQDIDCDIYKATNGMEAFEQALHVNFNLVISELFLPQMDGNELVRKIRQLSYGKRCVFIFLTNAISEDMQVKCMNDGADEIIIKPIKKKIFKSQIEGMISRINENQTSRKKRSRNSLNPEFGEIVYCKAENAHSLVAHIALTVNEVTSYCDFEEVFASKSIWMIFIDDKATWALNLIYRMAHHVGASIPIWLIASRKVSESLQMNFIENGGFGILIKYKNPEILAHQIEVLIDREISIKNQYVSSLKQAVLSSPVHFAPSHKEDFPTFRLRIKYEPFTKPAGGDFYEIVKMGNGNTLILLGDVMGKKWGAWFFANAYLAYIRASLKVFPAKKQLEIDNNLGLLLSDINQFLYKDIQLSDAFTTLTAILVNPSQQQVILSSAGAIYPIFYSKKTQKTSVIPIKGKILGIVENEKYSSEIMRVHPGDQLLLVTDGYTEAFDATKEKQIGIEKIASTLEAPLNEGVFDLDKLELSIMANNSIDSFNDDRTMLLVEFK, encoded by the coding sequence GTGACACCAACAATTAGAAGTAAGCCCAAAGTATTGCTTGTTGACAACAACATCAACATCCTTAATACGCTTGCAACCCTGCTGCAAGATATCGACTGCGACATCTACAAGGCGACCAACGGGATGGAAGCTTTCGAGCAGGCCCTACACGTCAACTTCAACCTCGTCATTTCGGAGCTGTTCCTTCCCCAAATGGACGGAAACGAGCTGGTACGAAAGATCCGCCAGCTCAGCTACGGGAAAAGGTGCGTCTTCATCTTCCTCACCAACGCCATCAGCGAGGACATGCAGGTGAAGTGCATGAACGATGGAGCCGACGAGATCATCATTAAGCCGATAAAGAAAAAGATATTCAAATCGCAAATAGAGGGGATGATCTCCAGGATCAACGAGAACCAGACCTCCCGAAAAAAGCGCTCCAGAAATAGCCTCAACCCGGAGTTCGGCGAAATCGTATACTGCAAGGCCGAGAACGCGCATTCCCTGGTTGCCCACATCGCCCTTACGGTGAACGAGGTGACCAGCTACTGCGATTTTGAGGAGGTTTTCGCATCGAAGAGCATCTGGATGATCTTTATCGACGACAAGGCCACATGGGCCCTAAACCTGATCTACCGGATGGCCCACCACGTCGGGGCAAGCATCCCGATATGGCTCATCGCATCGCGCAAGGTATCGGAATCGCTGCAGATGAACTTCATCGAGAACGGCGGCTTTGGCATCCTCATCAAGTACAAGAACCCCGAGATCCTCGCCCACCAAATTGAGGTGCTGATCGATCGCGAAATCAGCATAAAGAACCAGTACGTCAGCTCGCTCAAGCAGGCCGTGCTCTCCTCACCCGTGCACTTCGCCCCCTCGCACAAGGAGGACTTCCCCACCTTTAGGCTCCGCATCAAGTACGAGCCCTTCACCAAGCCCGCCGGCGGCGACTTCTACGAGATCGTGAAGATGGGCAACGGCAACACGCTCATCCTCCTCGGCGATGTGATGGGCAAGAAGTGGGGCGCCTGGTTCTTTGCCAACGCCTACCTGGCCTACATCAGGGCCAGCCTTAAGGTATTCCCCGCCAAGAAGCAGCTCGAAATCGACAACAACCTGGGGCTGCTGCTCAGCGACATCAACCAGTTCCTGTACAAGGACATCCAGCTCTCGGATGCCTTTACCACCCTAACGGCCATCCTGGTAAACCCCAGCCAGCAGCAGGTAATCCTATCGTCGGCCGGCGCCATCTACCCCATTTTCTACTCGAAGAAGACCCAAAAGACGTCGGTCATCCCCATAAAGGGGAAGATCTTAGGAATTGTTGAAAACGAGAAGTACTCCTCCGAAATAATGCGCGTCCATCCAGGCGACCAGCTGCTCCTGGTAACCGATGGCTACACGGAGGCCTTCGACGCCACCAAGGAGAAGCAAATCGGAATCGAGAAGATTGCCTCGACCCTGGAAGCGCCGCTAAACGAGGGGGTCTTCGATCTCGACAAGCTGGAGCTGTCGATCATGGCCAACAACAGCATCGACTCGTTTAACGACGACCGCACCATGCTGCTCGTGGAGTTTAAGTAG
- the queF gene encoding preQ(1) synthase — protein MERESEGLKSLGNQGTQYAFGYTPEVLETFINKHPENDYWVKFNIPEFTSLCPITGQPDFATIYISYVPDVRMVESKSLKLYLFSFRNHGDFHEDCVNIIMKDLIKLMEPRYIEVWGKFTPRGGISIDPYCNYGRPGTRYEQLAEQRFMNHDMYPEKIGSR, from the coding sequence ATGGAAAGAGAAAGCGAAGGCCTAAAATCTTTGGGCAACCAAGGCACCCAATACGCCTTCGGGTACACCCCCGAGGTGCTGGAGACCTTCATCAACAAGCATCCGGAGAACGACTACTGGGTGAAGTTCAACATCCCCGAGTTTACCAGCCTCTGCCCCATCACCGGGCAGCCCGACTTTGCCACCATCTACATCAGCTACGTGCCCGACGTGCGGATGGTCGAGAGCAAGAGCCTCAAGCTGTACCTGTTCAGCTTCCGCAACCACGGCGACTTCCACGAGGACTGCGTGAACATCATCATGAAGGATCTGATTAAGCTGATGGAGCCCCGCTACATCGAGGTGTGGGGCAAGTTTACCCCCCGCGGCGGCATCAGCATCGACCCCTACTGCAACTACGGCAGGCCCGGAACCCGGTACGAGCAGCTGGCCGAGCAGCGGTTTATGAACCACGACATGTACCCCGAGAAGATCGGAAGCCGATAG
- the gcvT gene encoding glycine cleavage system aminomethyltransferase GcvT — translation MKTTAFTNFHIELGARMVPFAGYNMPVEYFGINDEHVTVREKVGVFDVSHMGEVWVKGPKAFDFVQHITSNDVAALFDGKVQYSCFPNGKGGIVDDLLVYRIDGETYLLVINAANIDKDWSWIVEQGKAFGFTPGKEIYNASDEICQLAIQGPLAMQVIQKITEETVTDMEYYTFRKVNVAGIKNAILSTTGYTGAGGCEIYVANADGAKLWKAIFEAGKEEGIRAIGLGARDTLRLEMGFCLYGNDINDTTSPIEAGLGWITKFTDEKNFIDKELLLKQKKEGVSRKLVGFEMIDRGIPRQHYDICDAAGSVIGEVTSGTMSPMLKIGIGMGYVKPEFAKVGTEICLSVRGKLLKAKVAKLPFYKG, via the coding sequence ATGAAAACTACAGCTTTTACAAATTTTCACATAGAGTTAGGTGCTCGGATGGTTCCCTTCGCAGGGTACAACATGCCAGTAGAGTACTTTGGTATTAACGACGAGCACGTTACCGTTCGCGAGAAGGTTGGCGTATTCGATGTTAGCCACATGGGAGAAGTTTGGGTGAAAGGCCCAAAGGCATTCGACTTTGTACAGCACATCACCTCTAACGATGTTGCAGCTCTATTCGATGGTAAGGTACAGTACTCCTGCTTCCCCAACGGGAAGGGCGGTATTGTAGACGATCTTTTGGTTTACCGCATCGATGGTGAAACCTACCTATTGGTTATTAACGCTGCCAATATCGATAAGGACTGGAGCTGGATTGTTGAGCAGGGTAAGGCATTTGGTTTTACACCTGGTAAGGAAATCTACAATGCTTCTGATGAAATCTGCCAGCTTGCCATTCAAGGACCGTTAGCCATGCAGGTTATCCAAAAGATTACCGAGGAAACCGTTACCGATATGGAGTACTACACCTTCCGTAAGGTAAACGTTGCTGGCATTAAGAATGCTATTCTCTCGACAACCGGATATACCGGTGCTGGTGGTTGCGAAATCTACGTAGCCAACGCGGATGGCGCAAAGCTTTGGAAGGCAATCTTCGAAGCGGGTAAGGAAGAGGGCATTCGCGCAATTGGCCTAGGTGCTCGCGATACGCTTCGCCTCGAAATGGGCTTCTGCCTATACGGCAACGATATCAACGATACCACCTCGCCAATCGAGGCTGGCTTAGGCTGGATCACCAAGTTTACCGACGAAAAGAACTTCATCGATAAGGAGCTACTTCTTAAGCAAAAGAAGGAAGGTGTTTCCCGTAAGCTTGTTGGTTTCGAGATGATCGACCGTGGTATTCCTCGTCAGCACTACGATATCTGCGATGCAGCAGGTAGTGTAATCGGAGAGGTAACCTCAGGAACCATGTCGCCAATGCTTAAGATTGGTATTGGTATGGGTTACGTGAAGCCAGAGTTCGCAAAGGTTGGCACCGAAATCTGCCTTAGCGTTCGTGGCAAGCTGCTAAAGGCAAAGGTTGCTAAGCTACCTTTCTATAAAGGATAA
- a CDS encoding queuosine precursor transporter: protein MKQSVSPLFMLFGILFTACLLISNILAIKIITIGSLAVPAGVIIFPISYIVNDVIVEIWGYRKARFVIWIGFGMMVLSNVMYQLAIAIPAAPFWTNQESFARILESTPRIGIASILAYLCGSFANALVMSRMKVMSNGSNFSLRAILSTVAGEGLDSAIFIFVAFAGIIPARQLVLMALVQTFIKTAYEIVILPVTIVVVNRVKKLENENVFDNDISYNPFRLKEV, encoded by the coding sequence ATGAAGCAAAGCGTTTCACCCCTATTTATGCTCTTTGGCATCCTATTCACGGCATGCCTGCTTATCTCGAACATCTTAGCGATTAAGATTATCACCATTGGCTCGCTGGCGGTACCTGCCGGCGTTATCATTTTCCCTATCTCGTACATCGTCAACGACGTTATCGTGGAGATCTGGGGCTACCGCAAGGCCCGATTCGTGATTTGGATCGGATTTGGCATGATGGTGCTCTCGAACGTGATGTACCAGCTGGCCATCGCCATTCCGGCGGCGCCGTTCTGGACCAACCAGGAGTCGTTTGCCCGAATCCTGGAGAGCACGCCCCGCATCGGCATTGCCAGCATCCTGGCCTACCTGTGCGGCTCGTTTGCCAATGCCCTTGTCATGAGCCGCATGAAGGTGATGAGCAACGGCAGCAACTTCTCGCTGCGCGCCATCCTCTCCACCGTTGCGGGCGAGGGGCTCGACTCGGCCATCTTCATCTTCGTGGCCTTCGCGGGCATCATCCCCGCAAGGCAGCTGGTGCTGATGGCGCTGGTGCAAACCTTCATCAAAACCGCCTACGAGATCGTCATCCTGCCCGTTACCATCGTGGTGGTGAACCGGGTGAAGAAGCTCGAGAACGAAAACGTATTCGACAACGACATTTCCTACAACCCGTTTAGGCTGAAGGAAGTTTAG
- a CDS encoding NAD(P)-dependent oxidoreductase, producing the protein MAKVLVATEKPFAKEAVDGIRKIVEGAGFELALLEKYTSNDELLKAVADADGLIVRSDKVTREVVEAAKNLKVVVRAGAGYDNLDLAACTEKGVVAMNTPGQNSNAVGELAFGMMVYIARNSFQPGTGAELKGKKIGIHAYGNVGRCVATIAKGFGMEVYAFDPFVSAEAMAAEGIKVCSTVEELYATCNYVSLHIPANDKTKNSINFDLLSKMPNGGVLVNTARKEVIHEAELVKMMAERPDFKYVSDIEPGNAAELKEKFGNRVFFTPKKMGAETAEANVNAGLAAARQVVGLIKNGDKTYQVNK; encoded by the coding sequence ATGGCTAAAGTTCTTGTTGCAACAGAGAAACCCTTTGCGAAGGAAGCTGTTGATGGAATTAGAAAGATAGTTGAAGGCGCTGGTTTCGAATTGGCCCTTCTCGAAAAGTATACTTCAAACGACGAACTTCTTAAGGCTGTTGCCGATGCTGACGGACTTATCGTTCGTAGCGACAAGGTAACCCGCGAGGTGGTTGAAGCCGCTAAAAATCTTAAGGTGGTTGTACGTGCCGGTGCCGGATACGACAACCTTGACCTTGCTGCTTGCACCGAAAAGGGTGTGGTAGCCATGAATACTCCTGGTCAGAACTCGAATGCCGTTGGCGAGCTTGCCTTTGGCATGATGGTGTACATTGCCCGTAACTCGTTCCAACCAGGTACTGGTGCCGAACTTAAGGGTAAGAAGATTGGTATCCATGCCTACGGAAACGTTGGTCGCTGCGTGGCAACTATCGCCAAGGGCTTTGGAATGGAAGTTTACGCTTTCGATCCTTTCGTGTCGGCTGAGGCTATGGCTGCTGAGGGTATCAAGGTTTGCAGTACCGTAGAGGAGCTTTACGCTACCTGCAACTACGTATCGCTACATATTCCTGCCAACGATAAAACCAAGAACTCGATCAACTTCGACCTTCTTTCGAAGATGCCTAATGGTGGCGTGCTAGTTAACACCGCTCGTAAGGAGGTTATCCACGAGGCGGAGCTGGTTAAGATGATGGCCGAGCGCCCCGACTTTAAGTACGTTTCGGATATCGAGCCAGGAAACGCTGCCGAGCTGAAGGAAAAATTTGGCAACCGCGTATTCTTCACCCCTAAGAAGATGGGTGCCGAAACTGCCGAGGCCAACGTAAATGCAGGACTTGCTGCCGCCCGTCAGGTGGTTGGGCTCATCAAGAACGGCGATAAAACCTACCAAGTAAACAAGTAA
- a CDS encoding MBL fold metallo-hydrolase, giving the protein MKISILGSGSEGNATYIEVGGLPFLVDAGFSAKTLIGRMHDIGLDPHMLKAILVTHEHNDHIKGVGILSRKLNLPIYITPESYQASAALLGKIAPHNLRFIEGTFEIEGVRFIPFDVNHDAVRTVGFRIEGANGKRMAISTDIGCCTEEVVAHFADVDLMVLEANYDYDMLQSCDYPYYLKQRIHSPNGHLSNADSGKLIGDSYHPNLKKVYLAHVSKNSNTYDLAFTTVQNELKSRGIEVEMEVAYQAQVTELFAI; this is encoded by the coding sequence ATGAAGATTTCGATTTTAGGAAGCGGGAGCGAAGGTAATGCAACCTATATTGAGGTGGGTGGCCTGCCATTCCTGGTTGATGCCGGCTTTAGCGCTAAAACGCTTATTGGCCGAATGCATGACATTGGCCTCGATCCCCATATGCTTAAGGCAATCCTGGTAACCCACGAGCATAACGATCATATAAAAGGAGTTGGAATCCTCTCCCGTAAGCTGAACCTCCCTATTTACATTACTCCAGAAAGCTACCAGGCGTCGGCAGCTTTGCTTGGGAAAATTGCGCCGCACAACCTACGCTTCATTGAAGGCACATTCGAAATCGAAGGTGTAAGGTTTATTCCATTTGATGTAAACCATGATGCTGTTCGAACGGTAGGCTTTCGCATAGAGGGGGCCAATGGCAAGCGTATGGCCATTTCAACGGATATCGGCTGCTGTACCGAAGAGGTTGTTGCCCATTTTGCCGATGTCGACCTCATGGTTTTGGAGGCCAACTACGATTACGATATGCTCCAAAGCTGCGACTATCCGTACTACCTAAAGCAGCGAATCCATAGCCCTAATGGGCACCTTTCGAATGCCGACTCTGGCAAGCTGATAGGCGATAGCTACCACCCCAACCTGAAGAAGGTCTACTTAGCGCACGTTAGTAAAAACAGCAATACCTACGACTTAGCCTTTACGACGGTGCAAAACGAGCTAAAATCCAGAGGAATTGAGGTTGAAATGGAGGTGGCCTACCAAGCGCAAGTAACAGAACTTTTTGCGATATAA
- a CDS encoding DUF1015 family protein, translating to MVKIKPFRGIRPPKDIVAEVASRPYDVLNSVEAKAEAGEKSLLHIIKPEIDFDPIADEHSQQVYDKAVENFKKWQANGWLKQDPTEKYYVYAQTMDGRTQYGLVAACHCEDYMTGKIKKHELTRKDKEEDRMMHVRIQNANVEPVFFAYPAVAEMDSIIAKVVAGNKPEYDFVAADGFGHKFWVVEDDAVNKRITEIFAEIPALYVADGHHRTAAAALVGEEKKKANPHHTGDEEYNFFLAVIFPDNQLKIIDYNRVVKDLNGLTTEQLIAKLSVDFDIKEMGADIYTPNSLHNFSMYIDGKWYSLTAKAGTYDDNDPIGILDVTVLSNLVLDKVLGIKDLRTDKRIDFVGGIRGLGELKRRVDNGEMKVAFALYPVTMQQLINISDTGNIMPPKTTWFEPKLRSGIVIHQLD from the coding sequence ATGGTAAAAATTAAACCTTTCCGGGGCATTCGGCCCCCCAAGGATATCGTAGCAGAGGTTGCTTCGCGTCCTTACGATGTACTTAACTCTGTTGAAGCTAAGGCTGAGGCTGGCGAAAAGTCGCTGCTCCACATCATCAAACCAGAGATCGACTTCGATCCAATCGCCGACGAGCACTCGCAGCAGGTGTACGACAAGGCTGTTGAGAACTTCAAGAAATGGCAGGCTAACGGCTGGCTTAAGCAAGATCCTACCGAAAAGTACTACGTGTACGCCCAAACCATGGACGGCCGCACCCAGTACGGCTTGGTGGCTGCTTGCCATTGCGAGGACTATATGACCGGCAAGATCAAGAAGCACGAGCTTACCCGTAAGGATAAGGAAGAGGATCGCATGATGCACGTTCGCATCCAAAACGCCAACGTAGAGCCTGTATTCTTTGCATATCCTGCCGTTGCCGAGATGGACAGCATCATCGCTAAGGTGGTTGCTGGCAATAAGCCAGAGTACGACTTCGTTGCTGCCGATGGCTTTGGCCACAAGTTCTGGGTTGTAGAGGATGATGCCGTTAACAAGCGCATCACCGAAATCTTTGCCGAAATTCCTGCGCTTTACGTTGCCGACGGTCACCACCGTACCGCTGCTGCTGCGCTGGTAGGCGAGGAGAAGAAGAAGGCCAACCCTCATCACACCGGCGACGAGGAGTACAACTTCTTCCTAGCGGTGATCTTCCCCGACAACCAGCTGAAGATTATCGACTACAACCGCGTGGTGAAGGATCTTAACGGTCTGACCACTGAGCAGCTGATTGCTAAACTATCGGTAGATTTCGATATTAAGGAGATGGGTGCTGATATCTACACTCCAAACTCTCTTCACAACTTTTCGATGTACATCGACGGCAAGTGGTACTCGCTTACCGCTAAGGCTGGCACCTACGACGATAACGACCCAATCGGTATCCTCGACGTTACGGTTCTTTCGAACCTCGTTCTGGACAAGGTGCTTGGCATTAAGGACCTCAGAACCGACAAGCGCATCGACTTCGTCGGTGGTATCCGTGGCCTTGGCGAGCTTAAGCGCAGAGTGGATAACGGTGAGATGAAGGTTGCCTTCGCCCTTTACCCCGTTACGATGCAGCAGCTCATCAACATCTCGGACACCGGCAACATCATGCCTCCAAAGACAACCTGGTTCGAACCCAAGCTTCGCTCGGGTATCGTAATCCACCAGTTGGACTAA
- the serC gene encoding 3-phosphoserine/phosphohydroxythreonine transaminase produces MKKHNFSAGPCILAPQVIENTANAVRDLNGIGLSLIEISHRTKYFEPIMAEAQQLFKELIGAPDNYHVLFLGGGASLQFAMVPFNLMEKKAGYVETGVWAKKAIKEAKLFGEVEILASSAEANFNYYPKNFNIPSDIDYVHITTNNTIYGTEIHHDIDCPVTLVADMSSDIMSRPVDVTKYGMIYGGAQKNLGPAGVTFVLIREDILGKVSRQIPTMLDYRTHIKDGSMFNTPPVFAIYAVNETLKWMKQMGGVEKMYELNKAKAQLLYDEIDRNSMFVGTAEKESRSIMNICFVMAPEHKEKDAEFLEFAKSQGMEGIKGHRLVGGFRASTYNALPIESVQALVDCMREFEKKNA; encoded by the coding sequence ATGAAAAAGCATAACTTTAGTGCTGGTCCATGTATTTTGGCACCTCAGGTTATTGAGAACACTGCAAATGCAGTACGTGATTTAAATGGTATAGGTCTTTCTCTTATCGAGATATCTCACCGAACCAAGTACTTTGAGCCAATTATGGCAGAGGCTCAACAGCTCTTCAAGGAGCTTATTGGTGCTCCAGATAACTACCATGTTCTTTTCCTAGGTGGCGGCGCCAGCCTTCAGTTTGCAATGGTTCCTTTCAACCTTATGGAAAAAAAGGCTGGCTATGTTGAAACTGGCGTTTGGGCAAAGAAGGCAATTAAGGAGGCTAAGCTATTTGGCGAGGTTGAGATCTTAGCTTCATCGGCTGAGGCTAACTTTAACTACTACCCAAAGAACTTCAACATTCCATCGGATATTGACTACGTTCATATCACCACTAACAATACCATTTACGGAACCGAAATCCATCACGATATAGACTGCCCTGTAACCTTAGTTGCCGACATGTCTTCTGATATCATGAGCCGTCCGGTTGATGTTACCAAGTATGGTATGATTTACGGTGGTGCGCAAAAGAACCTTGGACCTGCTGGTGTTACCTTCGTGCTTATCCGCGAGGATATCCTTGGCAAGGTTAGCCGTCAAATTCCAACCATGCTCGACTATAGAACTCACATTAAGGATGGTTCTATGTTCAATACTCCTCCTGTATTTGCAATCTACGCGGTTAATGAAACCCTTAAGTGGATGAAGCAAATGGGTGGCGTAGAGAAGATGTACGAGCTTAACAAGGCTAAGGCTCAGTTGCTATACGACGAAATTGACCGCAACTCTATGTTCGTAGGAACTGCCGAGAAGGAAAGCCGTTCGATCATGAACATCTGCTTTGTTATGGCTCCTGAGCACAAGGAGAAGGATGCAGAATTCCTAGAGTTTGCTAAGAGCCAAGGTATGGAAGGTATTAAGGGACACCGTTTGGTGGGTGGTTTCCGTGCTTCTACCTACAACGCGCTTCCTATTGAAAGCGTTCAGGCTTTGGTTGACTGCATGCGCGAGTTCGAAAAGAAAAACGCTTAG
- a CDS encoding metallophosphoesterase family protein, with product MTRVGLVSDTHGFWDDKLDAFLADVDELWHAGDIGSIELLDNLSKKRTTRAVFGNIDGGATRLVAKPFLFFECEGVKVLLSHIGGYPNKYDRDYLRLIDELHPTLAIAGHSHILKVMFDKKKDLLFMNPGAAGISGFHSVRTSLRFTIENGTVKDLEVAEWERKA from the coding sequence ATGACTAGAGTTGGACTTGTATCGGATACCCACGGATTTTGGGATGATAAGCTGGACGCATTTCTGGCCGATGTGGACGAGCTGTGGCACGCCGGCGATATCGGCAGCATCGAGCTGCTGGATAACCTGTCGAAGAAGCGGACCACCCGGGCCGTCTTCGGCAACATCGACGGGGGGGCAACGCGCCTTGTCGCCAAGCCCTTCCTCTTCTTCGAGTGCGAGGGGGTAAAGGTGCTCCTGTCGCACATCGGCGGATACCCCAACAAGTACGACCGGGACTACCTACGGCTCATCGACGAGCTGCACCCCACCCTGGCCATTGCCGGCCACTCGCATATCCTAAAGGTGATGTTCGACAAGAAGAAGGATCTGCTCTTCATGAATCCTGGCGCTGCGGGCATCTCCGGCTTTCATAGCGTGCGCACCTCCCTCCGCTTCACCATCGAAAATGGTACGGTGAAGGATCTAGAGGTGGCCGAGTGGGAGCGGAAGGCGTAG